Within the Acidimicrobiales bacterium genome, the region AATAGGAACAACACAACGTTGGCTACCTCGTCGGCCTCGGCCGTGCGAGCCATCGGGATGGTGCTGCGAAGCCGTGAGTGCCAGTCGTCGCCCAGAACGGTGAAGTGCTCGAGCATCTGGGTCTCGATGATGCCGGGATGCACGCTGTTGACCCGCACACCGAAAGGCCCCAGTTCACGCGCCGCCGCCTTGCTCATACCCCTTACCGCCCACTTGGACGCGACGTAGGCAAAAGCGGAGCCTCCGGCGCCCGACAACCCGGCGATGCTGGAGATGTTGACGATGCTCCCCGAACCGCGGTCTTTCATGGCTTCGGCCACGGCCTTCATCCCCAGGAAGACGCCGGTTTGGTTGATGTCGACGACGCGGTTGTAGTCGGCGAGCGAGGTTTCACACATCGGCCTCACCAAGAAGACACCGGCGTTGTTGACCAGGCCATCGATACGGCCATGACGGTCGAGCGTCTCGGCAACCACCTCGGCCCACCGCGCCTCGTCGACGACGTCGTGATGCATGAAGTGAGCGCCGATCTCGTCGGCCAGCGCCTGGCCCTGGTCGGTCAACACGTCGGTGATGACCACCTCGGCCCCCTGGGCCCGGCAAAGCCGGGCCTCGGCCTCGCCCTGGCCACGGCTACCGCCGGTGATCAGAACCACTCTTCCTGAAAGCAACCCCTCTGACATGGGCTGAGCCTG harbors:
- a CDS encoding glucose 1-dehydrogenase; translated protein: MSEGLLSGRVVLITGGSRGQGEAEARLCRAQGAEVVITDVLTDQGQALADEIGAHFMHHDVVDEARWAEVVAETLDRHGRIDGLVNNAGVFLVRPMCETSLADYNRVVDINQTGVFLGMKAVAEAMKDRGSGSIVNISSIAGLSGAGGSAFAYVASKWAVRGMSKAAARELGPFGVRVNSVHPGIIETQMLEHFTVLGDDWHSRLRSTIPMARTAEADEVANVVLFLLSEMASYCSGHEFVVDGAMRA